TTCCATCATTGCGCAGACGCGATTAAAAGACCCCGAAGAATTTGGCAAAATCTTGCTGAAGGTAAACCAGGATGGTTCGCAGGTACGTCTGAAAGATGTGGCTCGCATTGAGCTTGGCGGTGAGAACTACAACATCGTGGCGAAAATCAACGGACAACCTGCGGCTGGCCTAGGGATTAAGTTGGCAACAGGCGCCAATGCGTTGGATACGGCAGCCGCAATTAAAGCCAAGCTGGCAGAGCTACAACCCTATTTCCCTCAGGGCATGAAGGTTGTCTATCCATATGACACCACGCCGTTTGTAAAAATCTCGATTCACGAAGTTGTCAAAACCCTGTTTGAAGCCATTATCTTGGTCTTCTTGGTCATGTATCTGTTCTTGCAAAATATCCGCGCAACGCTTATCCCCACTATCGCGGTGCCTGTTGTTCTGCTAGGAACTTTTGCAATCCTTTCCGCGTTTGGCTATTCGATAAACACCCTAACTATGTTTGGGATGGTGTTGGCGATAGGTTTGCTGGTTGACGATGCCATCGTCGTGGTGGAAAACGTTGAGCGCGTTATGGCGGAGGAGCATCTACCGCCAAAAGAAGCCACGATAAAGTCGATGGACCAGATTCAGGGGGCGTTGGTCGGGATTGCCATGGTGCTGTCGGCGGTGTTTATTCCGATGGCATTTTTTGGCGGCTCAACCGGTGCGATCTATCGCCAGTTCTCCATCACCATTGTTTCCGCCATGGCGCTGTCTGTGCTGGTGGCGCTTATCTTAACGCCGGCACTGTGCGCCACGTTGCTCAAACCCGTTTCTGCTGAAGGCCACGGTGAAAAACAAGGCTTCTTTGGTTGGTTCAACCGCAAATTTGAGCAGAGCACGCACCATTATACGGATAGCGTGGGGGGGATCCTGCGAAACACGGGGCGTTACCTTGTCATCTACGTATTGATTGTCGTCGGCATGTGCGTGTTGTTCTTGCGCCTACCGACGTCATTCTTGCCCGAAGAAGATCAGGGCGTCTTTATGACCATGGTGCAGTTGCCTGCTGGGGCGACTCAAGCAAGAACCCAGAAGGTGTTAGATCAGGTGACGAATTATTACCTGACTAAAGAGCACGCTAACGTTCAGTCGGTCTTTACGGTTAACGGTTTTAGCTTTAGCGGCTCGGGACAAAACTCCGGCTTGGCATTTGTCAGCTTAAAGCCGTGGGACGAACGTTCGGGGAAAGAAAACGACGTGATGTCGATCATTGGCCGCGCGATGAAATCTTTCACGCAGATCAAAGATGGCCTCGTGTTTCCGTTCAACTTACCGGCCATTATTGAACTCGGTACCGCGACTGGTTTTGACTTCGAGCTTATCGATCAGGCAAACCTCGGTCATCAACAGCTCACTCAGGCGCGTAATCAACTGTTAGGAATGGTCGCTCAGCATCCAAAAGTGATGGTGCGAGTGCGTCCTAACGGACTGGAAGACACGTCGCAGTACAAGCTGGACGTGGATCAGGAAAAGGCGCAGGCGTTGGGTGTATCGCTATCGGATATCAACCAAACTATTTCGACTGCTCTAGGCGGAACCTACGTTAACGACTTTATCGATCGCGGACGTGTGAAGAAGGTTTATGCCCAAGCCGATGCACGTTTCCGTATGTTGCCTGATGATATCAATAATTGGTATGTACGTGGCGACAGTGGAAAAATGGTGCCTTTCTCTTCCTTTGCGACCGCAAGTTGGATTACAGGCTCGCCGCGTTTAGAACGTTATAACGGTTTACCGTCGATGGAAATTCTGGGCGAAGCGGCACCGGGCAAAAGTACCGGTGATGCCATGCAAATGATGGAACAACTTGTGACTAAGTTACCGTCGGGTATTGGCTACGACTGGACGGGAATGTCCTATCAGGAACGTTTGTCTGGAAATCAGGCTCCTGCCCTGTATGCCATCTCGCTGGTAGTCGTATTCCTGTGCTTGGCGGCGCTGTATGAAAGCTGGTCTATACCGTTCTCGGTAATGCTAGTTGTTCCGCTTGGCGTGGTCGGTGCCTTATTGGCAGCGGCGTTACGCGGTATGAACAATGACGTTTACTTCCAAGTTGGGTTGTTAACCACGATCGGCCTCTCAGCTAAAAATGCCATCTTAATCGTCGAGTTTGCTAAAGACCTGATGGATAAAGAAGGCAAAGGGCTGATCGATGCCACTTTAGAAGCGGTACGAATGCGTTTGCGGCCAATCTTAATGACGTCGCTGGCATTTATTCTGGGTGTTCTGCCGTTGGTTATCAGTTCTGGTGCGGGTTCAGGCGCGCAAAACGCTGTAGGTACAGGCGTGATGGGGGGAATGCTGACGGCAACGCTATTGGCTATTTTCTTTGTCCCAGTATTCTTTGTGGTTGTGCGCCGTCGCTTTAGCAAAGCGAAAGAATAAAAAATAAAGACTGTTAAATCAAAAAGTAAAGGCCTGTGATGTTGTGTCACAGGCCTTTACATCAAAGTTTTCCACTCCGCTTTGCATATATCCTCGATGTATCGAGATCTATCTCGCAAAAATTACAAAAGCTAGATTACCCAGCATCTCTGATTCTGTGACGTAAAAAGTACATATACGGCATGAATAAGTGTAATCGTTTTCATTGCTGTGAATGCAACTCCCCGTTCTCATTGGATTTCTCTCTCTCAGCCGTAGCGTGATGAAGTGAAACCGTCCATAACCTCAAGAAAAAGTTAGATAAAGCCGAGATGTTTTCACTTTGTTAATTTTTCAATACTGTGATGTAACCCAAATCTCACTTCAATGCATTGACTATAGTGATCCCTGTTCGGTTGCTTTTTATCCAATCATTGCTCAATGAGGATCTCAGTATGTGGAAGCGTTTACTTTTGGTTACAGCCGTCTCTGCTGCACTCTCTTCAGCTGCGTTGGCTCAGTCGATGACCGTTGGTTTTTCTCAGGTCGGATCGGAATCAGGCTGGCGCGCCGCTGAAACCAGCGTGGCAAAAAGCGAAGCACAAAAGCGCGGTATTACGTTGAAAATTGCGGATGGCCAACAAAAGCAGGAAAACCAAATCAAAGCCGTTCGCTCCTTTATTGCTCAAGGCGTTGATGCCATTTTTATTGCCCCAGTTGTTCAGACTGGATGGGAACCCGTCTTACAGGAAGCCAAAGAGGCGAATATCCCGGTTTTCTTACTTGATCGCGCCATCACCGTGAAAGACAAATCACTGTATATGACCGTTGTCACCGCAGACAACGTGTTGGAAGGCAAACTGATCGGCGACTGGCTGGTGAAACAGGTTGCAGGAAAGCCATGTAACGTGGTGGAGCTACAGGGAACCGTCGGTGCGAGCGTAGCAATCGATCGCAAAAAAGGCTTTGCTGAAGCGATTGCCGATGCGCCAAACATCAAAATTGTACGTTCTCAATCAGGAGACTTTACCCGCAGCAAGGGCAAAGAGGTCATGGAGAGTTTTATTAAAGCTGAAAACAACGGCAAAGATATCTGCATGGTTTACGCACATAACGATGATATGGCGATAGGCGCTATTCAGGCGATCAAAGAAGCGGGGCTTAAACCGGGCAAAGATATCCTGACTGGATCTATCGATGGCGTACCTGATATTTATAAAGCGATGCTGGCAGGAGAAGCCAATGCCAACGTAGAACTCACGCCAAACATGGCCGGGCCTGCGTTTGATGCGTTAGAGAAGTACAAAAAAGACGGCACGTTACCACCGAAAATTACCAAAGCTGAATCCAAATTGTTCCTACCTGACAGCGCGCAAGCTGAGTTAGATAAGAAAAAAGATATGGGATATTAATTCCATATCCCGTTTTCAATCCTATTGGTCATTTCAACGGCAGAGGCTATCGCTTCTGCCCATTATTTTCAGCGAAGCTAGGAGCGATGGCATGCACGGCGACGGCGATGATGATGTGTTACTGCGTACCGACGGCTTGAGTAAATATTTTCCCGGCGTGAAGGCGCTCAATAACGTCTCTTTCAGCCTACGTCGCGGCGAAATTATGGCGCTGCTCGGAGAAAACGGCGCAGGGAAATCAACCCTGATTAAGGCGCTAACCGGTGTTTACCAACGAGATAGCGGTACCGTATGGCTAGACGGCGCCGAGGTCTTTCCAAAGAATACGGCTCATGCGCAGATCTTGGGTATTGGCACCGTATATCAAGAAGTTAACCTGCTGCCCAATATGTCGGTGGCAGACAATCTGTTTATTGGCCGAGAGCCACGCCGTTTTGGTTTTATTCAACGTGGTGAAATGATCCGCCGCGCCACAGAACTTATGCAACGTTACGGATTTTCGCTGGATGTCACGGAGCCGCTCGGGCGCTTTTCTGTCGCCATGCAGCAAATTGTGGCGATCTGCCGCGCTATCGATCTTTCTGCCAAGGTGCTCATCCTTGATGAACCCACCGCCAGTCTCGACACCAGCGAAGTCGAAATGCTCTTTACTCTGATGCGCCATTTACGCGATCAAGGAATAAGCCTGATTTTTGTGACCCATTTTCTCGAACAGGTCTATGCCGTTACCGATCGCATCACGGTGCTGCGCAACGGCGAGTTTGTGGGCACTCGAAACACCAAAGAATTACCTTATATCGAATTAGTTAAAATGATGCTGGGTCGTGAGCTGGACAACAATGCTTTACAGCGCGCGGGCCGCACCTTACTCAGTGAAAATCCAACGGTTGAGTTTGAAAACTATGGCAAAAAAGGGGTTATCGCGCCCTTTAACCTCAAAGTTCGCCCCGGTGAAATTGTGGGGTTAGCCGGGTTACTCGGCTCTGGTCGTACGGAAATGGCTGAGGTTATTTTTGGTATCAAACCGGCAGACAGCGGCACAGCACAGGTTAAAGGCAAGCAAAGAACGCTACGTTCGCCACACCAGTCATCGCGTTACGGATTGGGGTTCTGCCCTGAAGATCGCAAAACCGATGGTATTATCGCGGCGGCATCCGTGCGTGAAAATATTATCCTAGCGCTTCAGGCGCAGCGTGGATGGCTGCGTCCCATCGCCCGCAAAGAG
This is a stretch of genomic DNA from Hafnia alvei. It encodes these proteins:
- the ytfQ gene encoding galactofuranose ABC transporter, galactofuranose-binding protein YtfQ, which produces MWKRLLLVTAVSAALSSAALAQSMTVGFSQVGSESGWRAAETSVAKSEAQKRGITLKIADGQQKQENQIKAVRSFIAQGVDAIFIAPVVQTGWEPVLQEAKEANIPVFLLDRAITVKDKSLYMTVVTADNVLEGKLIGDWLVKQVAGKPCNVVELQGTVGASVAIDRKKGFAEAIADAPNIKIVRSQSGDFTRSKGKEVMESFIKAENNGKDICMVYAHNDDMAIGAIQAIKEAGLKPGKDILTGSIDGVPDIYKAMLAGEANANVELTPNMAGPAFDALEKYKKDGTLPPKITKAESKLFLPDSAQAELDKKKDMGY
- a CDS encoding efflux RND transporter permease subunit, producing MSKFFIERPIFAWVLAIILMLAGGLAILKLPIAQYPTIAPPAVAITATYPGADAKTVQDTVTQIIEQNMNGIDNLMYMSSTSDSAGGVTITLTFNSGTDPDIAQVQVQNKLQLATPLLPQEVQQQGISVEKSSSSFLLVAGFISDNKSLTQDDISDYVASNIKDPISRSSGVGDVQLFGAQYAMRIWLNADQLNKYQLTTVDVVNQLKIQNDQIAAGQLGGTPAVGNQQLNASIIAQTRLKDPEEFGKILLKVNQDGSQVRLKDVARIELGGENYNIVAKINGQPAAGLGIKLATGANALDTAAAIKAKLAELQPYFPQGMKVVYPYDTTPFVKISIHEVVKTLFEAIILVFLVMYLFLQNIRATLIPTIAVPVVLLGTFAILSAFGYSINTLTMFGMVLAIGLLVDDAIVVVENVERVMAEEHLPPKEATIKSMDQIQGALVGIAMVLSAVFIPMAFFGGSTGAIYRQFSITIVSAMALSVLVALILTPALCATLLKPVSAEGHGEKQGFFGWFNRKFEQSTHHYTDSVGGILRNTGRYLVIYVLIVVGMCVLFLRLPTSFLPEEDQGVFMTMVQLPAGATQARTQKVLDQVTNYYLTKEHANVQSVFTVNGFSFSGSGQNSGLAFVSLKPWDERSGKENDVMSIIGRAMKSFTQIKDGLVFPFNLPAIIELGTATGFDFELIDQANLGHQQLTQARNQLLGMVAQHPKVMVRVRPNGLEDTSQYKLDVDQEKAQALGVSLSDINQTISTALGGTYVNDFIDRGRVKKVYAQADARFRMLPDDINNWYVRGDSGKMVPFSSFATASWITGSPRLERYNGLPSMEILGEAAPGKSTGDAMQMMEQLVTKLPSGIGYDWTGMSYQERLSGNQAPALYAISLVVVFLCLAALYESWSIPFSVMLVVPLGVVGALLAAALRGMNNDVYFQVGLLTTIGLSAKNAILIVEFAKDLMDKEGKGLIDATLEAVRMRLRPILMTSLAFILGVLPLVISSGAGSGAQNAVGTGVMGGMLTATLLAIFFVPVFFVVVRRRFSKAKE
- the ytfR gene encoding galactofuranose ABC transporter, ATP-binding protein YtfR, with the translated sequence MHGDGDDDVLLRTDGLSKYFPGVKALNNVSFSLRRGEIMALLGENGAGKSTLIKALTGVYQRDSGTVWLDGAEVFPKNTAHAQILGIGTVYQEVNLLPNMSVADNLFIGREPRRFGFIQRGEMIRRATELMQRYGFSLDVTEPLGRFSVAMQQIVAICRAIDLSAKVLILDEPTASLDTSEVEMLFTLMRHLRDQGISLIFVTHFLEQVYAVTDRITVLRNGEFVGTRNTKELPYIELVKMMLGRELDNNALQRAGRTLLSENPTVEFENYGKKGVIAPFNLKVRPGEIVGLAGLLGSGRTEMAEVIFGIKPADSGTAQVKGKQRTLRSPHQSSRYGLGFCPEDRKTDGIIAAASVRENIILALQAQRGWLRPIARKEQQHIAERFIRQLGIRTPSTEQPIEFLSGGNQQKVLLSRWLLTKPQFLILDEPTRGIDVGAHAEIIRLIETLCADGLALLVISSELEELVGYADRVVILRDRQQIAEIPLEQLSVAAIMNAIAA